The Pyrodictium delaneyi genome contains a region encoding:
- a CDS encoding KaiC domain-containing protein, with amino-acid sequence MKIEIERLPTGVPGFDKLIQGGIPRGFFVAVVGEPGTGKTIFSIHFIAEGIRQGDKNIYVTTEESKESIIKQAAMFGFDFEKAIRDGKLVIIDALMGKRDDPWSIAELDVETLVNKVIEAKRYLGYGRARLVVDSMSAFWLDKPAMARKYSYFVKRVLYRWDFTALLISQYAVTTSLGFGFGIEHVADGIIRFRKSVVRGELRRYVIIEKMRQTEHSLRMHEIEIRDGAGMRVKAPTVYRKEDTALPPSVAARMLAAELQRLLEIPNGEEES; translated from the coding sequence TTGAAGATTGAGATAGAGCGGTTGCCCACGGGCGTACCTGGTTTTGACAAGCTTATACAAGGAGGTATACCGCGGGGATTCTTTGTAGCTGTTGTTGGAGAGCCTGGTACCGGAAAGACGATATTCTCAATACACTTTATTGCTGAGGGTATTAGACAGGGAGATAAAAATATCTATGTGACAACTGAGGAATCAAAGGAAAGCATAATAAAACAAGCAGCTATGTTTGGTTTTGACTTCGAGAAGGCTATCCGTGATGGAAAGCTAGTTATAATAGATGCGCTCATGGGTAAACGTGATGACCCATGGAGCATTGCCGAGCTTGATGTAGAGACTTTGGTAAACAAAGTCATAGAGGCCAAAAGGTATCTAGGCTACGGTCGTGCCCGCCTTGTGGTAGACTCGATGTCAGCCTTTTGGCTTGACAAGCCCGCTATGGCGAGGAAGTATAGCTACTTTGTAAAGAGAGTACTATACCGCTGGGACTTTACAGCACTACTTATAAGCCAGTATGCTGTCACGACGAGCCTAGGCTTTGGTTTCGGCATAGAACATGTAGCAGACGGCATAATAAGGTTCAGAAAGTCCGTCGTTCGGGGCGAGCTAAGACGCTACGTGATAATAGAGAAAATGAGACAAACAGAGCACAGCCTTAGAATGCATGAAATAGAAATAAGAGACGGAGCTGGAATGCGTGTAAAAGCACCCACAGTATACCGCAAGGAGGATACAGCTCTCCCTCCTTCTGTTGCTGCAAGAATGCTGGCTGCCGAGCTACAAAGGCTATTAGAGATACCTAACGGCGAAGAGGAGAGCTAG
- the thyX gene encoding FAD-dependent thymidylate synthase: MTLLDTPLVSGLELSPPVLVRLISYTRDAPRLVAAAARITVSKKPVEKAWDMPSSEIEKWIRELIRRGHGSPLEHAVYTFEVICSRVCSHQLVRHRIASYTQQSMRYTEGFLRQMVIELCQFSDVECPEKPRRRDDYALYSSILRWAAGLVDRHDERNGVETAKILEAVSRAFVLNPKWNFGTMLSHARIHLQAAAEYYKMLAEGLPREDARFVLPQAVRTRVVFTMNARELLESFLPLRMCSHAQWEIRLLAWRVREELVRIHPEIFRYAGPRCVFQENRVRQEPCRLEDYVLGQCGFTIERCPELVPRQGIANCLGLAAQSSRW, from the coding sequence GTGACGCTGCTAGATACCCCTCTTGTTAGCGGGCTGGAGTTGTCACCCCCGGTTCTTGTAAGGCTTATATCCTATACTCGCGATGCGCCGCGGTTAGTAGCAGCGGCTGCACGGATAACAGTGTCGAAGAAGCCTGTTGAGAAGGCATGGGATATGCCTAGCAGCGAGATAGAGAAATGGATACGAGAACTCATACGCCGTGGACATGGTAGTCCTCTTGAGCATGCAGTCTATACATTTGAGGTGATTTGTAGCCGCGTCTGTAGTCATCAGCTCGTCCGTCACAGAATAGCCAGCTATACGCAGCAAAGTATGCGGTATACTGAGGGCTTCCTACGTCAAATGGTCATAGAGTTATGCCAGTTCTCCGACGTGGAATGTCCCGAGAAGCCACGTAGACGAGATGACTATGCCCTCTATTCTAGCATCCTTCGCTGGGCAGCAGGTCTCGTTGACAGGCATGATGAAAGAAATGGTGTCGAGACGGCAAAGATCTTAGAGGCCGTGAGTAGGGCCTTCGTACTAAATCCCAAGTGGAATTTCGGTACAATGCTTAGCCATGCACGTATACATCTCCAAGCGGCTGCTGAGTACTATAAGATGCTTGCAGAGGGTTTGCCAAGGGAGGACGCGCGTTTCGTCTTGCCTCAGGCGGTGCGTACGCGAGTAGTCTTCACAATGAACGCGCGAGAGCTCCTAGAGAGCTTTCTACCGCTCCGCATGTGCAGTCATGCACAATGGGAGATACGTCTACTGGCGTGGCGTGTTCGAGAGGAGCTTGTACGAATTCACCCGGAGATATTCCGTTACGCAGGGCCTCGCTGTGTGTTTCAGGAGAACCGTGTCCGTCAAGAGCCTTGTAGACTTGAAGACTACGTTTTGGGGCAATGTGGCTTTACTATAGAAAGGTGCCCGGAGCTGGTCCCTCGGCAGGGTATAGCCAACTGCCTGGGGCTCGCAGCGCAATCATCAAGGTGGTAG
- a CDS encoding ABC transporter ATP-binding protein has protein sequence MARHKCEGDVLVAEGLVKKFEKGPVIGPISLRIGSGTVFALIGPNGAGKTTTIRMILGIYRPDAGSVNICGVDPYTGRGAHGLAAYVPEETAVYPRLTGYEHLWFYAGLYMGNPSEAQRIVERAAELSELGEALWRRVEEYSKGMKRKLLLALALALDTPLLVLDEPTSGLDVYSAVRIRQLIRQAAEEGRAVLVTSHNMLEVERIADRVAFIARGRIIDEGHPSDLVRKYSARDLEEAFVKAVLPRGTRRE, from the coding sequence TTGGCTCGACACAAATGTGAGGGAGATGTGCTAGTAGCGGAGGGGCTCGTCAAGAAGTTCGAGAAGGGCCCAGTGATAGGACCAATATCGTTACGTATAGGTTCGGGCACTGTTTTCGCACTTATAGGCCCCAATGGCGCAGGTAAGACTACAACTATACGTATGATCCTCGGCATATACCGCCCCGACGCTGGCAGTGTTAACATATGTGGCGTCGACCCATACACTGGGAGAGGCGCTCATGGGTTAGCTGCCTATGTTCCCGAGGAGACTGCTGTCTATCCACGCCTGACAGGCTATGAGCACCTCTGGTTTTACGCTGGACTCTATATGGGCAACCCTAGTGAGGCTCAGCGCATCGTAGAACGGGCAGCCGAGCTCTCAGAGCTAGGTGAAGCGCTCTGGCGCCGTGTCGAGGAGTACAGCAAAGGCATGAAGAGGAAGCTCCTATTAGCCCTAGCTCTAGCCCTTGACACACCACTCCTAGTCCTCGACGAGCCTACCTCGGGGCTCGACGTCTATAGTGCTGTACGTATACGCCAACTAATAAGACAGGCCGCCGAGGAGGGCAGGGCAGTGCTCGTCACCAGCCACAACATGCTAGAGGTAGAGAGAATAGCCGATAGAGTAGCCTTCATAGCCAGGGGCAGAATCATCGACGAAGGTCATCCAAGCGACCTCGTCAGGAAGTACTCCGCGAGAGACCTCGAGGAAGCCTTCGTGAAGGCTGTACTACCACGAGGGACACGACGGGAATAG
- a CDS encoding adenosylcobalamin-dependent ribonucleoside-diphosphate reductase, whose product MAGNTDKQQLELIKESLYRPEAEEEAKQLLLGDIYPIVVRSYRRTAPNGGKLAELPDCVKAYAESRDSEPCRDDMGFTYNAIRVLMARYMTRNEYGAFMETPSMVMRRVALGFRSRVDPEELYRLLIARRFMFNSPTLFNMYADGARGTLSACYVTPVYDDMRAIMDAATVQAMTFKWGGGQGFSFSELRPRWDIVRGTSGYASGPLSFIQIYDVVTEMVKQGGKRRGANMGILHVWHPDIINPDFDPWAALWNKLPPQLQSLLRQLKEIVDAIERDGEYEVDTAVKEMLERLTRGGWSTVEDAGFIQAKEPPLQDVNITNFNISVGANDAFMKAVLEDKEWWMINPRYSADSKTGIYRLHYSVSMATGSGRLGKLVEKYSWLLDNPYLNIYEEVAEEARAKALAALKEQAKYTGWEIQPDTKNPHTWRYPARKIWEKIVENAWAGGDPGLIFIDNHNKWSPTPWLGAVNATNPCGEQPLYPFESCNLGSMSIEKYIVGGRFDIDKFMHDVQVVIDAMDAVIDLNNHPDPRQDIANKLTRKIGLGVMGLADALARLGYPYDSDEAVAFTMIVMAALEVYSWKRSWELGAKLGHAPAFECKRYDWRSMKCLEKGEPEELVELHTPALVKAGEVARFENGWLKLHYHKVEISDDVREKLAGAAKERVELDGAVKLVPEYVVERVASEVFGVERRHVWEALKLHPVKAANSPRHLLALAIWMPQAAWELLKSYGRLLGAKAPRNTVTTTVAPTGTISIIAGTSSGIEPYFALVYRRVVAVGEFLEVVRPFREKLLEAAARYKVPEEAVKVVYETISKHKGSLRWALDEIRDKLMQMGIMNGFLAEIERLARLFTMSMDFDVWYHLAHQIAAQLYVDQAISKTINLRKEAGKEEVYTAYLVAWLGGLKGVTVYRDESKGVQVIYFGGEQKSLSAKPIKRRKKSQEQSRRKMRMMHLKKKIRREDLEADEKARELFEVKEAATGSDEVVVELTENSTCKTCEV is encoded by the coding sequence GTGGCGGGCAATACTGACAAGCAGCAATTAGAACTCATCAAGGAATCGCTATACCGGCCGGAGGCTGAGGAGGAAGCAAAGCAACTACTGTTAGGTGACATATATCCTATTGTTGTAAGGAGTTATCGCAGGACAGCCCCTAATGGTGGCAAACTAGCAGAGTTACCCGATTGTGTGAAAGCATACGCTGAGAGTCGTGATAGCGAGCCATGCAGAGACGATATGGGCTTCACGTATAATGCTATACGTGTTCTCATGGCCAGGTACATGACCCGGAACGAGTATGGGGCCTTTATGGAAACCCCTAGCATGGTGATGAGAAGAGTAGCACTGGGCTTTCGAAGCCGCGTAGACCCCGAGGAGCTATACCGGCTACTCATAGCTCGCCGTTTCATGTTTAACTCCCCTACTCTCTTCAACATGTACGCTGATGGTGCCCGTGGTACTCTCTCGGCTTGCTACGTGACCCCGGTCTATGATGACATGCGTGCAATAATGGATGCAGCCACGGTTCAAGCTATGACCTTCAAGTGGGGTGGTGGCCAAGGCTTCAGCTTCAGCGAGCTAAGGCCTCGTTGGGATATAGTAAGGGGTACTAGTGGCTATGCCTCCGGCCCATTAAGCTTCATTCAGATATACGATGTCGTTACGGAGATGGTGAAGCAGGGTGGCAAGAGACGTGGCGCAAACATGGGTATTCTACATGTCTGGCATCCAGACATAATCAATCCCGACTTTGACCCCTGGGCAGCACTCTGGAACAAATTACCACCTCAGCTCCAGAGTCTGCTACGCCAACTCAAAGAGATAGTAGACGCCATAGAGAGGGATGGTGAATACGAGGTAGACACTGCGGTAAAAGAGATGCTGGAGAGGCTAACACGTGGTGGCTGGAGCACGGTAGAAGATGCAGGTTTCATACAAGCCAAGGAGCCACCCCTACAGGACGTAAACATAACCAACTTCAACATAAGCGTGGGCGCCAATGACGCCTTCATGAAGGCTGTGCTAGAGGACAAGGAGTGGTGGATGATAAATCCAAGATATAGTGCCGACTCCAAGACAGGTATCTATCGGCTTCACTACAGTGTATCTATGGCTACTGGTAGTGGTAGGCTAGGCAAGCTAGTAGAGAAGTATTCCTGGCTGCTAGACAATCCATACCTAAATATCTATGAGGAAGTAGCAGAAGAGGCTCGGGCCAAGGCGCTAGCGGCCCTCAAAGAGCAAGCCAAGTACACGGGCTGGGAGATACAGCCAGACACGAAGAATCCCCATACGTGGCGCTACCCGGCACGCAAGATATGGGAGAAGATAGTAGAGAATGCCTGGGCAGGCGGCGACCCCGGACTCATATTCATAGATAATCACAACAAGTGGAGCCCCACGCCATGGCTTGGTGCAGTGAACGCTACCAACCCATGTGGAGAGCAGCCACTATACCCGTTTGAGAGCTGTAACCTCGGCAGCATGAGTATCGAGAAGTACATCGTGGGCGGGAGGTTCGATATAGACAAGTTTATGCATGATGTACAAGTAGTTATAGACGCTATGGATGCCGTGATTGATCTAAACAACCATCCCGACCCCAGGCAGGATATTGCTAACAAGCTGACAAGGAAGATAGGCCTAGGAGTAATGGGCCTCGCTGACGCGCTCGCGAGGCTCGGCTATCCCTACGACAGCGATGAAGCGGTAGCTTTCACCATGATAGTTATGGCCGCTCTGGAGGTCTATAGCTGGAAGCGTAGCTGGGAGCTAGGCGCCAAGCTCGGCCATGCCCCAGCGTTCGAATGTAAGAGGTATGACTGGAGAAGCATGAAGTGTCTAGAGAAGGGTGAGCCTGAAGAACTGGTAGAGCTGCATACCCCAGCACTCGTGAAGGCTGGTGAAGTAGCCCGGTTCGAGAATGGATGGTTGAAGCTTCATTATCACAAGGTAGAGATCAGCGATGATGTTAGGGAGAAGCTCGCAGGTGCTGCGAAAGAGCGGGTAGAACTCGACGGTGCGGTGAAGCTGGTGCCAGAGTATGTAGTAGAGCGGGTTGCTAGCGAGGTATTTGGTGTAGAGAGACGTCATGTCTGGGAGGCGCTGAAACTGCATCCAGTCAAGGCGGCTAACAGTCCCAGGCACTTGCTAGCACTCGCGATATGGATGCCACAGGCGGCGTGGGAGCTGTTAAAGAGCTACGGACGCCTACTGGGTGCAAAGGCTCCACGGAACACAGTCACCACCACCGTGGCGCCCACTGGTACGATAAGCATTATAGCTGGGACTAGCAGTGGTATAGAGCCATATTTCGCCCTAGTATACCGCCGTGTCGTAGCAGTTGGCGAATTCCTGGAAGTGGTGCGTCCCTTCCGTGAGAAACTCCTAGAGGCCGCGGCCCGCTACAAAGTACCAGAGGAGGCTGTAAAGGTAGTCTATGAGACCATCAGTAAGCATAAGGGCTCGCTCCGCTGGGCCCTGGATGAGATACGTGACAAGTTGATGCAGATGGGTATAATGAACGGGTTCCTCGCAGAGATAGAGCGGCTGGCGAGGCTATTCACTATGAGTATGGACTTCGATGTCTGGTATCACTTAGCCCATCAGATAGCTGCGCAGCTCTACGTAGACCAGGCTATAAGCAAGACGATAAACCTCCGCAAGGAGGCCGGCAAGGAAGAGGTCTACACAGCCTACCTGGTAGCCTGGTTAGGTGGCCTCAAGGGAGTAACAGTGTACCGCGACGAGAGCAAGGGAGTCCAGGTAATCTACTTTGGTGGCGAGCAGAAGAGCTTGTCAGCGAAGCCGATAAAACGGCGCAAGAAAAGCCAAGAGCAGTCCCGCCGAAAGATGAGAATGATGCATCTCAAGAAGAAGATTCGACGGGAAGATCTAGAGGCCGACGAGAAGGCACGCGAACTCTTTGAGGTTAAGGAGGCCGCGACGGGTTCTGACGAGGTTGTAGTAGAACTCACGGAGAACAGTACATGCAAGACATGCGAGGTCTAA
- a CDS encoding FkbM family methyltransferase: MAAKDSTVISDEEYLEWLTSTSKGCISTEAMELLVEATTSGCNGEIEVDLGDTLFAIPCSQLPEAWANLIHVHCIDDYQLGSIVKLKPGDIVVDGGAYIGFFAVKVALAMKRDGLIIAVEPNPAARSILYKNFELNSLERIARIDPRSLGGCEYCLREIHVTEPWVNTSMYKSYIAEMRVEVFKTLRVPSISLKRLMKDHGLDAINLLKLDVEGAEQEVLERASNDGILSPSTISQVIVEVHPPLIRVEDIEALLRDNGYKTIVKSFGSDWKQAVVIGIS; this comes from the coding sequence GTGGCAGCTAAGGACAGCACAGTCATAAGCGATGAGGAATACCTCGAGTGGCTTACATCAACGTCTAAAGGATGTATAAGCACCGAGGCTATGGAGCTATTAGTCGAAGCTACTACTAGTGGATGTAATGGAGAAATCGAGGTAGACCTTGGAGATACTTTATTCGCTATACCTTGTAGCCAGCTTCCTGAGGCCTGGGCTAACCTAATCCATGTACACTGTATTGACGACTACCAGCTAGGCTCAATAGTAAAGCTCAAGCCAGGCGACATAGTGGTAGATGGTGGCGCTTACATAGGATTCTTTGCTGTAAAAGTGGCGCTTGCCATGAAGCGTGATGGGTTAATTATAGCTGTAGAACCGAATCCGGCTGCAAGGAGTATACTCTACAAGAACTTCGAGCTAAACAGCCTCGAACGCATAGCCCGCATCGATCCTAGATCCTTGGGTGGCTGTGAGTATTGTCTACGCGAGATACACGTTACAGAGCCTTGGGTTAACACCAGCATGTATAAGAGCTATATAGCGGAAATGCGGGTAGAGGTGTTCAAGACCCTTAGAGTGCCATCTATAAGCTTAAAGAGGCTAATGAAGGATCACGGGCTAGATGCTATAAACTTGCTTAAGCTGGACGTGGAGGGAGCGGAGCAAGAGGTTCTAGAAAGAGCATCGAATGACGGAATCCTATCGCCGAGCACTATAAGCCAAGTGATAGTGGAAGTTCATCCGCCGCTCATACGCGTAGAAGATATCGAAGCACTTCTCCGCGACAATGGCTATAAGACCATAGTCAAGAGCTTTGGGAGTGACTGGAAACAAGCAGTAGTCATTGGTATATCTTAG
- a CDS encoding type II toxin-antitoxin system VapC family toxin → MVGPILVDSTVLIRLLLGKAGADFAVNIFSRAEEGSEDLVIPSTAVLEALSKAAVAAASAATGAGVAESIEKLASDEEVRAKAFEAVEKLSAYLSQLSRTGRLTVYTVSMDDIARAVELAKKHGLSLSDAVTLAVAEKLRIQKIATFSPKLRSIEGYTFMPSS, encoded by the coding sequence ATGGTAGGCCCAATACTGGTAGACTCTACAGTCCTCATAAGGCTCCTACTAGGCAAGGCTGGTGCAGACTTCGCGGTCAATATATTCAGTCGCGCCGAGGAGGGCAGCGAAGACCTGGTAATACCGAGCACCGCCGTGCTAGAGGCGCTATCCAAGGCAGCTGTAGCAGCTGCTAGTGCCGCCACTGGGGCAGGTGTAGCAGAGAGTATAGAAAAGCTAGCTAGCGACGAAGAGGTTAGGGCTAAGGCATTCGAGGCTGTGGAGAAGCTCTCCGCGTATCTCTCACAGCTCAGCAGGACTGGAAGATTGACAGTCTACACAGTGAGTATGGACGACATAGCCCGAGCAGTAGAGCTAGCAAAGAAGCATGGCTTAAGCCTCAGTGATGCAGTAACCCTTGCAGTAGCCGAGAAGCTCCGCATACAGAAGATAGCTACATTCAGCCCCAAGCTACGTAGCATAGAAGGCTACACCTTTATGCCTTCGAGCTAG
- a CDS encoding MBL fold metallo-hydrolase produces the protein MPLRLKWWLHACFELEVDGKRLVIDPHDGGSLGVGFSAPSVKADYVLVTHDHYDHNAVEKVSTDHTVVARERTGGFTLGPFKVKGVKLPHDEFDGRIRGFVVAYRIEVEGISLVHLSDLGRMLTEEEVREIGSVDIALIPAGDVYTLHPRQALEAAEALGARIVIPMHYWLPGIQLPLEPLDTILRYAKKWRVLRLESSWIEITREDIPEEKTLAVLAPPR, from the coding sequence CATGCATGCTTTGAGCTAGAGGTAGACGGCAAGAGGCTGGTAATTGACCCACACGACGGGGGTAGCCTAGGCGTAGGGTTTTCGGCTCCAAGCGTTAAGGCCGACTATGTGCTAGTTACCCACGATCACTACGACCATAATGCTGTCGAAAAGGTTTCAACAGACCATACTGTGGTTGCAAGGGAGAGGACGGGAGGATTCACTCTAGGACCCTTCAAGGTTAAGGGCGTAAAACTACCTCACGACGAGTTTGACGGGCGTATTAGGGGATTCGTAGTAGCATATCGTATAGAGGTGGAAGGGATTAGTCTAGTACACTTAAGCGACCTTGGACGCATGCTCACTGAGGAGGAAGTTCGTGAAATAGGCAGCGTTGATATCGCGCTTATCCCAGCTGGAGACGTGTATACCCTGCATCCACGCCAAGCATTAGAGGCGGCAGAGGCACTGGGAGCACGCATAGTTATACCAATGCACTACTGGCTCCCAGGAATACAGCTCCCTCTCGAACCTCTCGATACAATACTACGATATGCAAAGAAGTGGCGCGTGCTACGCTTAGAGTCCAGCTGGATTGAGATCACACGGGAAGATATCCCCGAAGAGAAGACATTAGCCGTACTCGCTCCGCCAAGGTAG
- a CDS encoding CopG family ribbon-helix-helix protein: MSTASAIYVRVPQELLKEFDRVAQEHGLSRSEAIREAMKLFIYYSKAPDVKKLRGIIETKVEADELDKFILPG, translated from the coding sequence TTGAGCACAGCGTCAGCAATCTATGTACGTGTGCCACAAGAGCTGCTGAAGGAGTTTGACCGTGTGGCACAAGAGCATGGTCTGTCGAGGAGCGAGGCTATCAGAGAGGCTATGAAACTCTTCATATACTACTCCAAGGCGCCCGACGTCAAGAAGCTCCGCGGCATCATAGAAACCAAAGTCGAGGCCGACGAGCTAGACAAGTTTATTCTACCAGGCTAA
- a CDS encoding ABC transporter permease produces MPRLPLINYRLAVLVKKEALEFLRDRRSLVLMAVSAFLFPVLGLLVTGLKTQQVALVAIVVCDTGAPAEELAQQLYTAFNESPGFSAMMEHGPPCTPPSQAVATIVIPEGFSRNATSIDSPVIVELYRVVGNPAAEDAVQLAYSVMGRFSQSIAAQRVETLARLAGKQVETDYVLHPLRVVSQTVTETGQKAPPELQERAAVARFLAFSVFFILNPAAIAVADSITRERERGTGELLAITPLSGVELVLGKTLGSLTAALIAGSLDIVAVIAYAEMTAASATAGLILFHAVQVALAVMVTAAITMLVTMVVPGQRAASLTASSVTGAAVMVFFSTLFVDINTLPAWIKALLYLIPYTHTAQAIETYALGDEGMALIHTSIIAALTIVSIAAAARLYRPERLVKRG; encoded by the coding sequence ATGCCAAGACTTCCGTTAATAAACTATCGTCTAGCCGTGCTCGTCAAGAAGGAGGCACTTGAATTCCTTCGCGACCGACGCAGCCTGGTATTGATGGCTGTATCGGCATTTCTCTTTCCAGTGCTAGGGCTCCTCGTAACCGGGCTAAAGACGCAGCAAGTTGCTCTCGTAGCCATAGTTGTATGCGACACTGGTGCACCAGCGGAGGAACTCGCTCAGCAGCTCTATACGGCCTTCAACGAAAGCCCGGGCTTTAGCGCAATGATGGAGCACGGGCCTCCCTGTACACCACCATCACAAGCCGTAGCCACCATAGTAATCCCCGAGGGCTTTAGCAGAAATGCCACGAGCATCGACTCGCCAGTTATCGTAGAGTTGTACCGCGTAGTGGGGAACCCTGCAGCCGAGGACGCTGTACAGCTAGCCTATAGCGTGATGGGGCGATTCTCGCAGAGTATAGCCGCACAGCGTGTCGAGACACTAGCTAGGCTAGCTGGCAAGCAGGTTGAGACCGACTACGTGTTACACCCGCTACGTGTTGTATCGCAAACCGTCACCGAGACTGGGCAGAAGGCTCCGCCAGAGCTCCAGGAGAGAGCAGCTGTTGCAAGGTTCCTAGCATTCTCTGTATTCTTTATACTGAATCCCGCAGCGATAGCTGTAGCAGACTCCATAACCCGTGAGCGGGAGCGCGGCACCGGCGAGCTATTGGCGATAACCCCGCTCAGCGGCGTGGAGCTGGTGCTAGGCAAGACTCTCGGCTCGTTGACTGCAGCCTTGATAGCAGGCAGTCTCGACATTGTAGCCGTGATCGCATATGCAGAGATGACCGCGGCAAGCGCTACCGCAGGGCTTATACTCTTCCATGCAGTCCAAGTAGCTCTAGCCGTGATGGTTACCGCCGCTATAACTATGCTGGTTACTATGGTGGTTCCCGGCCAGCGTGCAGCTTCCCTCACAGCAAGTAGCGTAACAGGCGCCGCTGTTATGGTCTTCTTCTCAACATTATTCGTCGATATCAACACACTACCAGCATGGATAAAGGCGTTACTCTACCTCATACCCTATACACATACGGCTCAAGCCATAGAGACCTACGCTCTAGGTGACGAGGGTATGGCCCTCATACACACCAGCATCATCGCCGCACTGACTATAGTGTCTATAGCTGCTGCCGCACGACTATATAGACCTGAGAGGCTAGTTAAGCGTGGCTAG